CGCATTCTGAACACGCCGCGATCTTTCATACGAGAGATGCTCACGGTCACGCAGAACAGCGACATCATCTCCTTTGCCGGAGGGTTACCCGAACCGTCTCTCTTTCCCGTCGAAGAGATCGCTCAGGCCGCACAGACGGCTCTGAGCGAGGAAGGCAGTCGGGCCCTTCAATATTCGACGACGGAAGGCTATACTGCATTGCGACAGTGGATCGTCGACGACTACGAAAGACGCGGCATGCATACCCGTGTCGATGAGATCATCATCACAGCGGGCTCGCAACAGGCCCTTGATCTGATCGCCAAGGCCTTCATCGACCCGGGAACGCCCGTACTTTTTGAGCGTCCGGCCTATCTGGGGGCGCTTCAGGCCTTTGCTCTGTCAGCACCTGAGATTCGCGAAACGACGCTTCAGCCCGACGGGCCGGAGCTCACGTCTCTGGAGAGAGGTGTGAAAGGGGCACGACTCTTTTACTGCGTGCCCGAATTCCAGAACCCATCGGGAGTCTATTACTCCATGCCAAAACGAAGGGCAATAGTTGAGATTCTTCGTCGCGAGCAAACGCTTCTTGTAGAAGATGAACCGTATCGGGAGTTATACTACAACGATAGAGAGGCGCTGCCCGCTCTGGCCGCTCTTTACGACGGTCCTTCGATCAGCCTCGGCTCGTTCTCTAAAATTGTCGCTCCCGGTATGCGCCTCGGCTGGATTCGCGCCGACAGACGTCTCATCGATAAGCTACTTGTCGCCAAACAGGCCACCGATCTTCACACAAGCTCCTTCAATCAGATCGTCTTGTATAACTATCTATCCAGCCGATCTTTGAACAATCGACTGGCCGAGCTGCGCCGGTGTTACAGGGAAAGACGCGATGCTATGAGCGACGCACTGCGCACATTCCTGCCGCAGGCCGAGTTCACAGATCCGCAGGGTGGCATGTTCCACTGGGTCAGACTGCCCGGCATCGACACGGCCGGAATCTTTCGCGATGTGCTTGAAGCCGGTGTGGCCTATGTTCCGGGAACAAGCTTCTACGCACATAACCCCGATACAGAGACGATGCGGCTGAACTTCACAAACAGCGCGCCCGACGTCATCGTCGATGGGGTACGCCGCCTTTCGACCGCTGTATCGGGCATGCTGCCCACATCACCGCGAAAGAAAAGCGAAGTGCTTGCCAGTTCCACGCAGGCCGGTAGAGCATCACTATGAGCGCGCAGCAAATCATCGAGCTCCATCAATTCGGGCGCTGGGCTCGCAATCGTCTGCTTGAGGCGATTCCGGCGGTCGACAGGGATGATCCTTTCACAAGGCCGGTCGCTGATCTGGGAACCATCCGGGCAAAGTTCGTGCATATCATGAGCGCCGAGCTGGTATGGATCGACCGCATCGGATTCGACGCCCCGTCACGTTCAGCGACCGGCATGCTCTCTGAAGAAGACGTGCCGGATCGCTCTGCCCTGAAGGCACGATGGGTTGAGATCGATGGGCGGTATGACCGACTCTTCGCAGCTGTAAGCGAAGGAGGGGAGAGAGGCTCTAACGCGCCAGCGCTTGATAGGCTTATAGACTATAAATCTCTCGGCGGCGCCCCCTTTCAAAGCACGCTACGCGAGATGCTCATGCATGTCGCTCTGCATGGAATGTATCATCGCGGACAGATCGCAACCATACTCAGCCGGCTGGGCGGTCCGACCGTCAGCACCGATCTTATCGCTTATTATAGAAAAACATAAGAGCCGGGGCCGATGCGTAGAAAGGTGCACGCCGGCGTTAACCTGTTCAGGAAGGGATTCACATGGAGATTCGAGACGGTAAAAAATTCACCGGATATATGAAAGGCGTTCGCAAACGCACACTTGAAGTACTGGCGCAGATTCCGGCCGATAAAGAGCAGTGGCGGCTTGGCGAAGGCATGAGTCCCATCGACATCATGATACACATAGCACAGACGGAGCAGGCGCTCTGGGGATCGGCCCTGAAAACGGGAAAGGCAGGCCCCCTTCCGCAGCCGACGCCCGAACAGCAATCTACGCTTGTAGCGGCTCTTGAATTTGCAGCGCAGATCCGCAAGCAAAACGAAGATTACTGGAGCGGACTCGGTGAGGTGGAGTTATCCGCCGAGATTGTAGGCCCGACAGGCGACCGCATCATGCTTTCGCGCTGGCTCATGCTCGCCCCCGAGCATGAGATCCATCATCGCAGCTTCCTGCATGCTTACCGGAAGATCTGGGGAATGGCGCCGCATCCTATCTATGGACTGACGCTGGAAGGGCTGAAAGAGATGCTGAAGCAGTAACGCTTCAGCGTCTCTCGATCGTTAGACGATCGCCGTCTTGCTGACCGATTTATGATACCGGTAGGCGTCGAGCAGCTCTTCACGGGTTTGCTCGATCTGTTCCTGGATCGTGCTGCCTTCTTCTTCTTGCTTTTTGCGAGCGGCCTCATAAGAGGCGCGCAGCACCTTCATCCGCGTAACGACCGATTGAAAGTTCGCACGCGCTGCGATCAGCGCCTGCTCCGACAGATTCGTTCCCTTCTCTGCAAGTCGCTTCTCGGTCATGCGCACCTTCGCTTCGAGGATCTTTTCATCGGGCACGCGCTTCAATTCGCCGGCCTGGCCGAGTTTTGCAAGGCTCCAGATCAGCCATTTTGTCGGATCAAAATGAAAGGCGCGGATGCCGTTACGGTAATCCCCCGGAAACTCATGATGAAAATTGTGATATCCTTCTCCAAAAGTCAGCAGAGCGGATAACCAATGATCCCGCGACGTATGGGCGTCGGAATACGGCTGCTTGCCGATCGTATGGCAGACGGAGTTGATGCAGAACGTTCCCTGCAATACAAGCACGTTGCGGATCAGACCGGCGACAAGAACGCCTCCCCAGAAATCGCTCCAGAGCAGCGCCACAAGACCGGGGAATACGAAGCTTACAAAAAGAGCGAAAGGCATATAGTATTTATGTTGAAAGCGAATGAACGGATCGGCCCAGAGATCTTTCACACCGTTCAGGTCGACGAGCTCACGATCGCCCGTACCGCGCTTTCTGAAAAGCCATCCCATATGAGCGAAGAAGAATCCGCGACGGATGTTATACGGATCACGATCCTTATCTTCGTAGCAATGATGATTGCGATGATCATAGGCCCATTCGATGACGCTCATCTCAAGGGCGGCCGCTCCGAAGAACGTAAAGAACCACTTCACGGCCTTTGAAGCCTCATAGCTACGATGAGAGAACAGGCGATGATAGCCTGCCGTGATGCTGAGGCCGGTCGCCCACCACATAAAGAATGCCAGAAGCAGCGTCTGATAGGTAAAACCCGACGTCATATACAGATACACAAACGCAGCTATGGCGGCAAAGGGGCTGATTACAATATAGAGAGCCGTGCTCCAGTTCACTTCACGAAGAGACATATCGCTCCTCCTTATCACTTTTTGAGGCCTTTCTGGCCCGGTAACATTTGAGAAGAACCGACCCTGACGGCCGAGTTGCAAAAAATCGAAGTCAGCGAATCGAAAAAGAATCGACAGGAACGGAAAAGAGTGTATTGAATATTCGAAAGTACTAAATAGCAATCTTGCTCGCAGGTGGGATTGCGCAGACCGGGATGCAGGTCATCTTGAGTCTCAGAAGCCACAGGAGGGTTTTGAGATCGGGTCTGAAAAAGAAAACATTGCTCTGACAACGGAGCAGGAGGGATTATGAACAGGCAGTTTGACAGAATCGGAAAGATCACAGGACGGGCGGCTCTGCTGGCCGTAATCACGACCGGGTTGCTCGGCGGTACGGTAGCGTGCAGCGACTCATCGTCTGACGCAACGGCACCGAGCGGCGGCATGGCGTCGGTTCAGGATAAGAATTCACAACCGAACGTTTTGCAGATCGCAGTCGGTTCAAAAGACCACACAACTCTCGTTACGGCCGTGAAGGCGGCAGGCCTTGCCGACTCGCTCGCCAATCCTGGACCGTTCACGGTCTTTGCTCCGACGGATGCAGCTTTCGAGAAACTTCCTCCAGGAACGGTCGAAGGTCTCTTGAAGAAGAAGGCCGAGCTGAAAGACATCCTTGAGTATCATGTGTATGTCGGCGGTGTGCAGGCCGATTATTTCACCGATGGCATGGTACTGAACCAGGCAAACGGCAAGGACGTGACCATTCGTCTGAAAGACGGAAAGGCGACGGTTAACGGAGCGAACATCGTGGCGTCGGTGAAGGCCTCGAATGGCGTGATCCACATCATTGACGGAGTGCTGCTTCCGCCTTCAAAATAACTCGATACAAAAAGCCACCGATCCTGAAACTCAGGATGCATTTGAGTCTGAAAACGAAAAGACCCCGGGCGTCAGCTCAGGGTCTTCCTTTCTCTGATGCTGCGAGCCAGCGTCGATTTATCGGCGAACTCAATGCCCGTGCCCGTCGGTATACCATGCGAGATGCGGGTAAAACGAATCGTATCGCGCTTGAATCTATCTGATAGATAGGAGGCCGTGGCATCGCCTTCCAGCGTCGGATTTGTGGCCACGAACCACTCAGAGAAGCGCTCGGTATCGAGTCGGTGCGCCAGCTCTTTGATGCGCAGCTCTTCGGGGCCGATGCCGTCAAGCGGCGATAGAGCGCCCATCAAGACATGGTAGAGTCCTTTATACTCCCCCGTTCCTTCGATGGCAAAGATATCGGACGGCTCTTCGACAATGCAGAGCTGCGAGCGATCGCGTGTCGGATCAGAACAGATCGTGCACAGGTCGCCCGTTGAAAGGCCTCCGCATAACGAGCAGAACCGCACACGACGACGCAGATCAAGCATCGTCTCGGCCAGATCTTCGGTTTCGCGCAGGTCACTCTTTAAGAGGTAGAATGCGATGCGCCGGGCGCTTCGTGAACCGATGCCCGGCAGCGAACTGAGTACACGAACGAAATGTTCGAGTTCGGGAAAAGACATACTCAGCGAAAAAGCTTATCCATGCCGGGAATGCCCATCAGACTTTTCATCTCTTTCTCGGCCTGTTTGCGAGCCTTATCGGCGGCCTTATTGATGGCCGTAACGATCAGATCCTCGGCCATCTCGCGATCCTTTTCATTCATCAGCTTCGGATCAAGCTTCAGCGAGATCAGGCGACCTTCGCCATTCGCCACGGCCTTCACCATGCCGCCGCCGGCATCGGCCTCAGCCGTAATCTTCTCGACGGTCTCTTTCAGCTGGCCCATCTGCTGCTTCAGATTGCCGAGGTTTTTCATCATATCTGACATGCCCATGGCTCTGTATTTACCCGGCCGCCATAAAGAAAAGCAGAAAAGCGGAGGGCTGGCACCGGCGATCTGTCGGAAAAAGAATGCTGCTGATGGCGAGCAGAGAATCAGAGCCGTCGCAAGAAATCAATACAGATGCTTTTGCTGAGATAGCATGTTGAGCTTTTCCCCTACGTACACAGATTTCAGATTGACACATTCGCTCCGGTAGCATCGTCTTTCAATTTCTGCAATGTAATACGGAGGTCAAGATAGAATGCGAGCCTTTATTCATCACACCATACGAGCCAGTATTCTATCGTTGCTTCTTGTCGCAACGACCGGTTGTATCAGCAACTCTTTGCTGAAAAGCATGATCCGCCAGAATCTATCACAGAACGGTACATTCCCGAACTGGATCGGCATTCACAAAAATCCGAAAGTAGGCGATTTTGCTGAACATCAGGCCCTTGACGGCTCCGTTATCCGCTATGAGATTCTTTCACAGAAGGGCCCTTACTATGAGATTTCGCAACGTCACGTGAATGCATCGCGGAGCGCGAGCGTCCTTCTTGAACTATCTTTTAACCTCATTGTTGATAAGGATGGCAATGTTCAGGAGGGTTACGTTGTCGATCTTACTTCTGGTGAACGAGACAGGATTCGTATCGCCGGGCCGGGTGAAAACGGCTACGTTAGCAACGTTGAGGTAGTCACCAATCGACGCCTCCTCCCTGAGTCCGTCGTTACTCCGGCAGGCGAATTTGCAATTTCGGAGTTTCGCGTTTACGAGTATTATCTCTACCAGAAGGGAGTTCTCGTAAAAGGAACGCAGACTCAGCTCATTCACCCGGACGTTAAGTTTCAGATCGTCCGCCTGCGGGCCGGAATTCCCGGCTGTCACAGTCGTAAGAACGATAGCAAGTTTTGCTCCGGGAGACCCGGTGCAAAAACGAGTGATTGATTTCTTGCTCGGAAAACTTGAGAAGCAAGAGTACACAAACGGTTCTGACCTGATCCGACAGAATTGAAAGCGCCCCTCACACGGAGTCTCATATGCGAAAGATCATTGTAGCGGAATTCATCACACTGGACGGAGTGATCCAGGCGCCCGGCGGCGAAGACGAGGATACGGACGGCGGCTTTACTCACGGTAGCTGGACCCTGCCCTACTGGCATGACGATATCGGCGCCCATTTTTTTGAAACCTTCTCCACCGCCGATGCGCTGCTGCTCGGACGCAAAACCTGGCTGATCCATGGCACGGCCTTGGAGCCGATGAAGGATGATCCTTTCGCCGATGCTCTGAACGGCATTAAGAAGTATGTCGTCTCGACGACGCTGAAATCCGCCGATGCCTGGCGCAACTCCGAACGGATCGGCGCCAATGTCATCGACGAGGTGCGCAAGCTTAAAGCACAACCCGGAAAGAACATACTCTCTGATGGAAGCAGCGTGTTGATTCAGAGCCTTATCAAGCACGATCTTGTCGATGAATTTCATCTGCATCTTTACCCGCTTGTGCTCGGCAGCGGTAAAACGATCTTCCCGCCAGGCAAGCGATTGAATCTGAAGCTAACGCATTCAAAGGTCTTGCCGACGGGAGTGATCTATCAGAGGCTTGTTAGGGAACCCTGAATCTCTTCAATTTCTGGCTTTACAGCGACGCCCGCCTTCGAAATCCTTTCGTCACCATGACATTATCACTGAAAAACCCCTTCCGTCCTGAAGAACCGCACGCTCCTCCGGCAACGCCGTATGACCGCACGCTCGATATGGGCAAAGACCTGATCGAGAAGCCTCTGCGCGGCGGCGGTCCTTCGCGCATTCAGGTGCAGCACTCCAAGAATCGGATGACGGTCTTCGAGCGCATCCAGGTGCTTACAAAAGAGAGGCCGCACTATCTGTTTCAGAACTGGGGCCCGCATCTGGACGGCGCCGGCCTTGTGACGGCCATCCTGAACATCGACGGCCGCGATGTGGCGCTTTACGGTCACGACTTCACCAACCGTGCGGGCTCGATGGATGCGACAAACGGAGGCAAGCTCGCCCGTTTGATCTATATGGCCGGTGAAAAGGGTATTCCGCTCATCGGCATGAACGACTCGGCCGGCGCCTATGTACCCGCCGGCGTCGGCGGCCTTGACGGCTACTCCGAGGCCTTCTGTGCTCTGCGCAAAATCTCGGGCGTCGTACCCAGCATCATGATGATGTTCGGATTCAACGCCGGCGGCGGTTCGTATCTTCCGCGTCAGGGATCGTTTATGATCCAGCCTCAGGAGACCTTCTTCGGACTGACCGGCCCCCAGGTCGTGAAAGACGTGCTTGGCGAAGAGGTCACGCCCGACGAGCTCGGCGGTCCGTCCGTGCACAGTCAAAGCGGCGTCGTCGACATCATCGCTAACGACGAGTTATCCGCCCTGCGCCGTGCTCTGCGTCTGCTCAACTACATTCCCGACAACAACCACAGCCTGGCGCCCTTCCATTCGACGAGCGACTCCATCGATCGTTATATGTATGAAGAAGAGATCCTCTTCCGTAAAACGTTCAATTCGCCGACGGGCTTCAACACTCCTTTTGATATGACGCTTCTGATCCAGAACATCGTCGACCACGGCGAGTTCTTTGAATTGCAGAAGACGCGTGCGCGCAACCTGATCACGGCCTTCGGTCGTATCGGTGGACATGTGGTCGGTATCATGGCGAATAACTCCGCCGTCGCCTCAGGGCAGATCGATATCAACGCCGCCCTGAAAGGCGCTCGTTTCACCAGGTTCTGCAACCTGTATAACATTCCGATGATCTTCTTCGAAGATACGACGGGCTTCCTTCCCGGCCGGGAGCAGGAATCGGGTGGTATCGTCCAGGCCGGACGCGCTCTGCTCGACTCCATCATCGACCTGCGCACGCCGCGTTTTCTCGTCATCGTGCGTAACGCCTTTGGCGGCGCCTATGCAACCTTCAACTCCTATCATGTCGGCGCCGATATGGTCTTCACGTTCCCGACGGCACGAGTGGCCGTTATGGGCCCGGCAGGTAAGGAATTCGTCTACAAAGACGAGCTTCGCGCCGCCCGAGCCGAGGCGAAGAAACTGCAGGCCGCCGGTAAAAACGATGAAGCGAAGAAGCTTGTCGATCAGATCTCGAAGCAGCTCTCTGATAAGTATGAAGAGGATCTGATGAACCCGAAAGAGGCGCTTGCGCTGGGTTCTATCTCGCAGGTTATCCTTCCCGGCGAAAGCCGCCGCGTGATCGGGAACTACCTGAACTTCTACATGAAGCGTTACAAGCCCACTCCGCTTTCTGAACCGCAGCGCGAATTCCATTAAGAATCCGAACAGCCTCCCTGCCCTTTGTTAAAGGGGAGCGATGCGCTTTCAGGCCGCCTTTCGAGGCGGCTTTTTTATTTCACGCTTTCCAAACTATCCCTGCGCCAGACCCGATGGAATCGATGTTAAAGTTCTTACCTGCCTCTTCATGACAGTCAGAACCAATCTCCAGTGATTTTCAAAATCTTTGCTTGCCTGGCGGAAAACGACAAAAGACATTGCCACATTCCTTGCAGGCCTTTTGTATGAATGTCTCCATTTACTCCAGCAACGCCCCAGAGATCTTTTTCCTGAGACCGGCTCTCAAACTGATGGCGTTGCTGCTTCCCATAGCAATGCTGTCGCCGGATCTGAACGCCACCCCTTTCTTACTCAGTCGCGATATGGACGGTCTTTTTCTTGCTCCTCGGGCTCAACTGCTTGAAGATACGAACGGCACGTTCACCGTCGAAGAGATCGATGCCGGACTCCATGATAAAGCCTTTATCTCGACCGATATCAATGCACCGGGATTCGGTTTTACGGATTCGGTCTGGTGGATTCGATTCGAGGTTAACAACGAAGAAGATCGAGCGATGGACTGGAAGCTTGAACTCGCCTATCCGATGCTCGACGAGATCACCCTGTTCAAGAAACACGACGGCGGTTTCGAAAAGATCGTCCTTGGCGATCACCGTCCCTTTTATAATCGACTGATTCCCTATCGCAATTTCCTGTTCCCTCTGCACGAACGGCCCCGATCCACACAGATCTATTACCTGCGCGTCGCCACTTCCAGCTCCATGAATCTTCCCGTGCAGGCCTGGTCTGACGGCCTTCTCGTGCAAAAAATTGATACGGAGAAGACGCTGCTCGGGGCCTATGCGGGCGTCATGATCGCCATGGCTCTGTATAACCTTTTCATCTTCGCAAGCATTCGAGATCGTAGCTATCTCTACTATATTCTCTTCGTGGCCGGATTCTTGCTTTTCATGTTCACGCTGAACGGTCTGGCCTTTCAATACCTGTGGCCGAACTGGATCTGGTGGGGTAACAACTCGCTTCCGTTTTTTATCGGATTCTCGAGTATATGGGGATTGATGTTCGGAAGAAAATACCTGCGAATTTCGAGCTCCATGCCGATCTTCTATCGCATATTCAACGCTCTGATCATCATCGCCATTGCCGCATCGCTGTTCAGCCTGCTTGTCGACTATGCCCTTGCCATCCGTATAACGACGCTTCTTTCGATAATCGGCTCCGCCGTCGCCATCGCCGCCGGCGTAGTGCAGACCGCCCGGCGCTTCCGTCCCGCATATTATTATATCCTTGCCTGGTTCACGCTTCTCGTCGGTATGATTCTTTTCGCGCTCAAAACATTCGGAATTCTACCGGCTAACTTTCTCACAAACTGGTCCATGCAGATAGGCTCTGCTCTCGAGGTCGTTCTGCTTTCCTTCGGTCTTGCAGACCGGATCAACATTCTACAGAACGAAAAGCAGCAGGCGCAGATCGAGATTCTCGAATCGAGACAGCGAATGCTTGAATCGTTTGCACGCTTTGTACCGGGAGAATTTCTGCAACATCTGGAGAGATCCGACATTCTCGACGTCAATCTTGGCGACGCAACAAAGAAGCGACTCGTCGTTCTTTTCAGCGACATCCGTAACTTCACCGGACTATCAGAACAGATGGACCCCGAAGAGACCTTTCGCTTCTTGAATACCTACCTTGATAGAGTGAGTCAGGCCATCGACCGCCATGGCGGATTCATCGATAAATACATCGGCGACGCCGTTATGGCGCTTTACGCCGGTGATCCCGATCTTGCCGTGAAATCGGCGATTGAGATGCGGCGTCTTCTTCGGGAATACAACAGGGATCGTGCAGCGGAAAGCCTGCGCCCGATCGAGATGGGAATCGGTTTGCATACGGGCGAGACGATGCTCGGAACGGTAGGATCACGCAAACGACTCGACACAACGGTCATCGGCGACACGGTTAACGTCGCCTCCAGGCTGGAATCGCTGACAAAAGTATTCCGCATCCCCGTTCTCGTTACGGGCGATGTCTGCTCTCATCTAAAGAATCCGGAACAATTCTCTTTTCGCGAAGTCGATCTTGTTCGCCTTAAGGGGCGCCGATCGGCCATCCAGATATTCGAGGTCTTTGACTGCGACGTAGATGATTGCAGAAATCGCAAACTGGAATTGCTTCCTGTTTACAAACAGGGGCTTGAACTGTATCGAACGGGCAACTTTCTCGAAGCGCGTGCAATTTTTGAGCGATTGCATGATGACGACGCAGAGGACTCCCTTTACGAAACCTATCTGCGCCGCTGCAATAAACTGCTACGTGAGCCGCCAGGGCCCGGCTGGCAGGGAATCAGTCGCATGCGCTGAAACCCCTCTGGAACCGGCTCTCAGTCGACAGAAAAATGCAGGACAGGAACAGAGCCTGCGCGACGAAAGAGCATGCGCCTGAGCGCCTTTCTTCTCTTAGAGCACGTCGAAAAACCCGTGGAGAGGTTTTTCGACGGAACGGGAAATGGCAGCAAAGCTCCCATTTCCCTCACGCCTTTGCTCAATTTTCTGGCGAAAATGTCGCGGCGCAAGGTCTTCCTGACCTTAAAGAGCCGGTTTTGGAACCGGCTCTTACATATCAGTGCTGTTGCCTTACTCATTCCGGGGGCACTTCTGGCCGAGGTCGCCGTCTCAGGCGCCATCACGGTGAATGGCCGTCCGCTTGTCGACGCTCGCATCGTCGTCGAAGAGAGTCGATCGTCGGCAACGACCGACTCTGGAGGTCGATTCGCCATCGCTGTTCCCGCTTCGGGATTCTATACGTTGCGCGTCTACACGCCGGGCGGCATGCAGAGCATTCGCC
This region of Leptonema illini DSM 21528 genomic DNA includes:
- a CDS encoding DinB family protein, which translates into the protein MEIRDGKKFTGYMKGVRKRTLEVLAQIPADKEQWRLGEGMSPIDIMIHIAQTEQALWGSALKTGKAGPLPQPTPEQQSTLVAALEFAAQIRKQNEDYWSGLGEVELSAEIVGPTGDRIMLSRWLMLAPEHEIHHRSFLHAYRKIWGMAPHPIYGLTLEGLKEMLKQ
- a CDS encoding PLP-dependent aminotransferase family protein, producing MSDFTHDSFQHLFSQRILNTPRSFIREMLTVTQNSDIISFAGGLPEPSLFPVEEIAQAAQTALSEEGSRALQYSTTEGYTALRQWIVDDYERRGMHTRVDEIIITAGSQQALDLIAKAFIDPGTPVLFERPAYLGALQAFALSAPEIRETTLQPDGPELTSLERGVKGARLFYCVPEFQNPSGVYYSMPKRRAIVEILRREQTLLVEDEPYRELYYNDREALPALAALYDGPSISLGSFSKIVAPGMRLGWIRADRRLIDKLLVAKQATDLHTSSFNQIVLYNYLSSRSLNNRLAELRRCYRERRDAMSDALRTFLPQAEFTDPQGGMFHWVRLPGIDTAGIFRDVLEAGVAYVPGTSFYAHNPDTETMRLNFTNSAPDVIVDGVRRLSTAVSGMLPTSPRKKSEVLASSTQAGRASL
- a CDS encoding 7TM diverse intracellular signaling domain-containing protein, producing the protein MNVSIYSSNAPEIFFLRPALKLMALLLPIAMLSPDLNATPFLLSRDMDGLFLAPRAQLLEDTNGTFTVEEIDAGLHDKAFISTDINAPGFGFTDSVWWIRFEVNNEEDRAMDWKLELAYPMLDEITLFKKHDGGFEKIVLGDHRPFYNRLIPYRNFLFPLHERPRSTQIYYLRVATSSSMNLPVQAWSDGLLVQKIDTEKTLLGAYAGVMIAMALYNLFIFASIRDRSYLYYILFVAGFLLFMFTLNGLAFQYLWPNWIWWGNNSLPFFIGFSSIWGLMFGRKYLRISSSMPIFYRIFNALIIIAIAASLFSLLVDYALAIRITTLLSIIGSAVAIAAGVVQTARRFRPAYYYILAWFTLLVGMILFALKTFGILPANFLTNWSMQIGSALEVVLLSFGLADRINILQNEKQQAQIEILESRQRMLESFARFVPGEFLQHLERSDILDVNLGDATKKRLVVLFSDIRNFTGLSEQMDPEETFRFLNTYLDRVSQAIDRHGGFIDKYIGDAVMALYAGDPDLAVKSAIEMRRLLREYNRDRAAESLRPIEMGIGLHTGETMLGTVGSRKRLDTTVIGDTVNVASRLESLTKVFRIPVLVTGDVCSHLKNPEQFSFREVDLVRLKGRRSAIQIFEVFDCDVDDCRNRKLELLPVYKQGLELYRTGNFLEARAIFERLHDDDAEDSLYETYLRRCNKLLREPPGPGWQGISRMR
- a CDS encoding acyl-CoA desaturase; translation: MSLREVNWSTALYIVISPFAAIAAFVYLYMTSGFTYQTLLLAFFMWWATGLSITAGYHRLFSHRSYEASKAVKWFFTFFGAAALEMSVIEWAYDHRNHHCYEDKDRDPYNIRRGFFFAHMGWLFRKRGTGDRELVDLNGVKDLWADPFIRFQHKYYMPFALFVSFVFPGLVALLWSDFWGGVLVAGLIRNVLVLQGTFCINSVCHTIGKQPYSDAHTSRDHWLSALLTFGEGYHNFHHEFPGDYRNGIRAFHFDPTKWLIWSLAKLGQAGELKRVPDEKILEAKVRMTEKRLAEKGTNLSEQALIAARANFQSVVTRMKVLRASYEAARKKQEEEGSTIQEQIEQTREELLDAYRYHKSVSKTAIV
- a CDS encoding YbaB/EbfC family nucleoid-associated protein, with translation MSDMMKNLGNLKQQMGQLKETVEKITAEADAGGGMVKAVANGEGRLISLKLDPKLMNEKDREMAEDLIVTAINKAADKARKQAEKEMKSLMGIPGMDKLFR
- a CDS encoding acyl-CoA carboxylase subunit beta — encoded protein: MTLSLKNPFRPEEPHAPPATPYDRTLDMGKDLIEKPLRGGGPSRIQVQHSKNRMTVFERIQVLTKERPHYLFQNWGPHLDGAGLVTAILNIDGRDVALYGHDFTNRAGSMDATNGGKLARLIYMAGEKGIPLIGMNDSAGAYVPAGVGGLDGYSEAFCALRKISGVVPSIMMMFGFNAGGGSYLPRQGSFMIQPQETFFGLTGPQVVKDVLGEEVTPDELGGPSVHSQSGVVDIIANDELSALRRALRLLNYIPDNNHSLAPFHSTSDSIDRYMYEEEILFRKTFNSPTGFNTPFDMTLLIQNIVDHGEFFELQKTRARNLITAFGRIGGHVVGIMANNSAVASGQIDINAALKGARFTRFCNLYNIPMIFFEDTTGFLPGREQESGGIVQAGRALLDSIIDLRTPRFLVIVRNAFGGAYATFNSYHVGADMVFTFPTARVAVMGPAGKEFVYKDELRAARAEAKKLQAAGKNDEAKKLVDQISKQLSDKYEEDLMNPKEALALGSISQVILPGESRRVIGNYLNFYMKRYKPTPLSEPQREFH
- a CDS encoding fasciclin domain-containing protein → MNRQFDRIGKITGRAALLAVITTGLLGGTVACSDSSSDATAPSGGMASVQDKNSQPNVLQIAVGSKDHTTLVTAVKAAGLADSLANPGPFTVFAPTDAAFEKLPPGTVEGLLKKKAELKDILEYHVYVGGVQADYFTDGMVLNQANGKDVTIRLKDGKATVNGANIVASVKASNGVIHIIDGVLLPPSK
- a CDS encoding dihydrofolate reductase family protein produces the protein MRKIIVAEFITLDGVIQAPGGEDEDTDGGFTHGSWTLPYWHDDIGAHFFETFSTADALLLGRKTWLIHGTALEPMKDDPFADALNGIKKYVVSTTLKSADAWRNSERIGANVIDEVRKLKAQPGKNILSDGSSVLIQSLIKHDLVDEFHLHLYPLVLGSGKTIFPPGKRLNLKLTHSKVLPTGVIYQRLVREP
- the recR gene encoding recombination mediator RecR, which codes for MSFPELEHFVRVLSSLPGIGSRSARRIAFYLLKSDLRETEDLAETMLDLRRRVRFCSLCGGLSTGDLCTICSDPTRDRSQLCIVEEPSDIFAIEGTGEYKGLYHVLMGALSPLDGIGPEELRIKELAHRLDTERFSEWFVATNPTLEGDATASYLSDRFKRDTIRFTRISHGIPTGTGIEFADKSTLARSIRERKTLS
- a CDS encoding DinB family protein, whose product is MSAQQIIELHQFGRWARNRLLEAIPAVDRDDPFTRPVADLGTIRAKFVHIMSAELVWIDRIGFDAPSRSATGMLSEEDVPDRSALKARWVEIDGRYDRLFAAVSEGGERGSNAPALDRLIDYKSLGGAPFQSTLREMLMHVALHGMYHRGQIATILSRLGGPTVSTDLIAYYRKT